A single genomic interval of Gossypium raimondii isolate GPD5lz chromosome 11, ASM2569854v1, whole genome shotgun sequence harbors:
- the LOC105803709 gene encoding chaperone protein dnaJ 11, chloroplastic, which translates to MLSSLPISNSISLSSISPPSASRIRFRPPLAAASTAYFTSKQQKASPSGYLSRPGMAACTSLYEVLGISVGASNQEIKAAYRRLARVCHPDVVTIDRKDSSADEFMKIHAAYSTLSDPDKRAVYDSKLIWRCQRPLTSASMFSGYTGRSWETDQCW; encoded by the coding sequence ATGCTCTCTTCCCTTCCCATCTCAAATTCTATCTCCCTTTCCTCAATTTCTCCTCCGTCAGCTTCCCGTATCCGATTCCGACCACCTCTCGCCGCCGCATCCACCGCCTATTTTActtcaaaacaacaaaaagcttCGCCCAGCGGTTACCTTAGCCGTCCAGGAATGGCAGCGTGCACTTCGTTGTACGAGGTGCTAGGGATTTCTGTCGGCGCTTCGAACCAGGAAATCAAGGCGGCGTACCGCCGATTGGCAAGGGTTTGCCACCCCGATGTGGTGACAATCGATCGGAAAGACTCATCGGCCGACGAATTCATGAAGATCCATGCGGCCTACAGTACCTTATCGGATCCCGATAAACGAGCCGTATATGATAGTAAGCTTATCTGGAGATGCCAACGGCCGTTGACTTCGGCTTCTATGTTTTCTGGTTATACCGGGAGGAGTTGGGAGACCGATCAGTGTTGGTAA